Genomic DNA from Cloeon dipterum chromosome 3, ieCloDipt1.1, whole genome shotgun sequence:
AGGAGACGCAAATGTTCCATCCAATCCTCTTCTGCGACCGAGCCTTCGAGGAAATGTTCTGCGCGTGCGTCCGCGCCCTCAACAAGACGTGCAAGGAGATGCGAGCTAAGGGTGAAGATGTGCCGAAAATCCTCACGGTTCAtgggaaaaaaatgcaaatggcaCTCAGGGAAACGCCTTTGATACCCGAAAAGTTTGAGGAggcgataaataaaatttcttacaaCCAGGTATTTTCAAAAAGACCgtatttgacgaagtttctgagcccatcaatcgattcctgagggtcgagttaggtaaaattgatatttttctcgaCCAAAAAGgtgcagcgcaacgtgcgaacttttttcccgccaaaacaatatgaatgcgagaactgcgcatgcgtgagagctggtttgcgcatttgcagagagaccgcttctgtacgaatgacttctttgtcacaacCAGCCAGCTCCCACGCAAGCGCACGTCTTGCAAATACgtaattgttttggcgggaaaaaaagttcgcacatCGCGCTGCACCTTTTTGGtcgggaaaaatatcaattttacctaattcgaccctcaggaatcaatTGGCGCGAtcagaaaattcgtcaaagacggtctttaacaattatttttaaataaaaaaggtgtgGGAGGCTTGGTTGGACGAAAACGAAGCGCAGCAGGAGCGAGCCTTCCGGCAGAAAGCGTCTTTTCTGGAGTTGCGCGAGGAGCTGCGGCCGCAGTACGAGGACATGGTCAAGATGCAGAGGCTCAGGGTCATGACCGCGGGCTGCAACCTCAGGAGATACGCCTCCAAAGTTCACAACTCACTCGTCCACGTAAATGAAATCGccctattaattaaaaattaaaatgtaataattaaaattcagaggAGCAATAAGGAGCGCGTGGTCAACATGAAATACAACGCGAATGGAAAGAGTTTCGTCATCGCTGACCCTGAGGAGGGCACTTTCAAAATCCACAAATCGCAGATCAAAAATGTCCTCACGGGACACAATTGTCCCCATGCCAAACAACGGTATTTAATCaagacaattatttaatttttaaaattaattttcatttgcagaGGGTCTAAAATCAGTCCTGAACTAGCCCTGTCCATCAATCTCACCAATGCCGATGTTGAATTCATTAATTTGAGCGCGAACAGTGCCAAAGAGCTGGATTACTGGAGCGACGGCATTAGAGCTTTGAtgggtatattttttttttaataaatctaaataaataatttcgtcCTGCTTATTTTCAGGTCAAAGCATGGTGAGCACGAGCTATAACAGCGAATTGCAGGACTTGCTGGACATGCACCTTAAAATTCACTTTCTTGGAATGGAAAATGTAGAATTTCCCGACGGTCCTGCCCCGCCTGTTCCAGAGACTCCCTCTTTCACCAATCAACTGGACatcaatgcattttaaattgcactataatagaaatttattttaaattcaaactagCAATCTTTTCCTTCTCAATAAagaggtatttaaaaaaatattttccgtattttccAAGAGTAAAACAAAGAATTATCTCAGTTaatactcaaaattttaattaaagcgcgTCTCTTTCAAATTGTAAGCACAAGTTAACACAGTATAACATATGAATTGAATGAAAGTGCAATTTCCGTTGTCACTAAATCACTGCACTGCTGCACGCCAGTCTTCTCTGCCGTATTGCTATTTTCACAGTCACTTCATGTGTAGTGGCAATTAGAGCACCCGGTAGTGGTAAAAGTTCATCACTGCGGTGCTGACATTCATGGTCAGTGCCAGAGAACACACGTAGAAGAATATCAAGCCAGTCAACGGGTACAGCAGCGCTTTCGTGCCCTGCAGAATTGGCAGACctgcgaaaatttaatttttaattaatttgttcattcAGTCGGTCGTCTTCGAATAGGCTTACAGTTGTAGCCGAGGAAAGTGATGTAGATGTAGTATCCCACCGCCAGCAAGTAGAGGGTGTTGCCGAAGAATAGGGACACGAACCAAGGCTGGGCTAtgaaaactgaaattcattccgaaaattaggatttttttatacatttattattatttgtggcCCACCGTGGTAAAAGAGGAGCAGGACGACGTGCAGAATGAACAGGACGGGGAAGAAGGCGTTCAGGTGGACGTCAAAGGCGTAGCCCCACTCAACGTCTTGGTCTCTGCACGCAGGCTTCAGCAACCACCGGTTTGTTACGTacctgaaattttttcaattaaactcttttgaaaaatcggtcgtgacctgaggaaggtagATAACCGGCAAGGGTGAATTATCGTTGCCAAATGTACTCgaaattactaaaaaaggcataaaaaaatctgcctcGGAGCgcatctcaggtcggggtaccctgaaaaaggtcgtcagggtaccCCAGGTCAAAGCCCCGTCCGAGACCTGTCTGATGAGCGGTCATGGCCCATGATCGGacaaacggccgaattttaataaaaataaaaccattttttgaaattttcggcTTTTCCCAAAACAATTgtataaattctaaaaatggtcCCATCTTGGAAAATCGAACACGGGTGGATGCTCCTCGCCAAGGGGCATCGGTTGGTGCCAGAATCATTACTCTCTGGTCCATATAGACAAAggtactaattaaaaattactgaaaaaatattaaaaataagcttcggagcggatctcaggttgGGTTTCCCTGGAAAAGGTCATCAGGGGCAAAGCCCCGTCCGAGACCTGTCTGATAAGGGATCGAGGTCGATGCTCGGATAAAcggccaaatttaaataaaaaaaaacattttttaaaaatttcggcTTTTCCGAAATATTGGCTGAagaaattcgtaaaaattcgaaagatggtccgattttgaaaaatcaaacacgGGCAGACGCGTCTcaccaaggggcatcgattggtactcGAATCGGTGCCGTTGGacccatagggccccgcctgggccccgaaaaccaaaatttgaaatgtcccaaatcgcgtttttttgacttaaaaaatatataactcggctcctatggggcGTAGAGTAGATAACCAAAGTTTATCAGACTCGCCGTGAAATTTCGCGTATTTTAGGCCCTTTTGCCGCCTCCGTCCGCCCCCACCACAGCTAACACCCCCAAAATCTACgctattttaaagttttcggttttattttttttttaaattcacctatGGGCCAGATTCAGTTACTGACTAAAAAAATACGCCTCCCTGCGACGAAACGCGTCGATTTCTTGGTTTTCACGCCAAAATTCGCaactttgctgattttttaacaCAGGAAGATTCGGTCAAGAGGCCAATGGGCcgaaatttacacaaaaattaccaGAGGGCGGTGGCGACCACGAGGCCCACTCCGATGCAGTCGACCAGCACGACATACAGGAAGAATTTGAGGAATCCAAGGACGCCTAATCTTAACACCACAGCAAAACCAATGGAGGAAActgcaattattataaatcaattaGTTTCCTTGTGATCAAAACattcaactaatttttacttaaaagccAAAGGGCGAGGAGAACTAGGAAGGCAGGGTCGTCCCTGGCAAACTGAGCTTTGGTTTCTGAAAcgaacgattttatttttataaaatttaatctggaaCGTTTCGGAAAGCCTTACGTTTTCTATAGTGGAAATTTCTGTACACCTTTTGCGGCGAAACAAAGAGGTAAATCATTTGCCAAAAGGCGAACTCAAAATCCATTTGTTCGAAGCGAAGTATCCTCCTCAGGTACTTGTACCTTTTGGCAGCTGCACTCGTGCAATCCATCCtgcaattacaaaaaatattaataaattttctgtttccattttgaaaagaaTCAGTCACCTGCAAAATATTGGTAAAGGCAACGATTCCTGGGAGTCACTGCGAGCAAACATGTTGGTCAGAGCACCTGAACCtggcagcaaaaattaaaattaaataaatgggcgtgtaaaacgaaattaaaagtCAGTCTCGTGCAAACAGCTGACtgggattttaaataataaatctgttATTTCACCATGAATGCgtcaaattatgaattaaatctgtttgtttgaattgtttttgttgtgcGCACTCAATAATTGTTACAGAAAGATCGCCCGATTAGGAAAACAATAATAGAAAAGAATGTGGCACTttaccaaaaattttgtttcacccTTTGTGGCGATTACTTTCGCTGCTTGAATTCCTGGAGTGTGAAGAAGGGTGGATCAATTTGCAAGGAGTATAATGTCATCGAAACCTGGTCTGAATCAGCACAACAATTTCGTTTTACGAGATTGATGATAACTCTGCACTTCTTGCGTTGTCGTTTCGTGTACATGCGAGCTTCCAAGACTGGCCGCCAGGCCGATCACGTCACATGATCGCATTTAAACCAATTTCGCGCGAAAGCCACGTTTGTAGGGGTTCACGTTATATTGAGCAATCGGTCTCAAATTTTCTGTGATTctcttattttatattaaaaaaaaaagatttttaatcataaaataaagtatttaGTACATAACATCttgcaagaaaattattttgatttaaaatttctcttaaaaGTAGCGTCCTCGTGGAAATACGGATCCAACCAGTGGACCAGCGTTGACGGTTTTTCttgatgaaaacaaaaactagACGACGCGAAGGGTGAGCTTGCCGGCCGCGACCTGGCAGCAAGGTCAGCCAAACAACCTGAAGGaacaagtttgaaaattgcatGCATCTCACCGTCACGCGAGCTTTTGCAAAACGTGCAGCAAAATATACGTTTTCGCGTGCCAGGTGCGCCAGTAAACCTTCCTTTcgatcataaatttttcaaaaggtaaTGCATGATGCAGGGAAAACCAACTCCAGCTCCATCCTGTCCGAACGTCGCTTGCGAAACCACTTTGTTTCACGAA
This window encodes:
- the Unc50 gene encoding protein unc-50 homolog, producing the protein MFARSDSQESLPLPIFCRMDCTSAAAKRYKYLRRILRFEQMDFEFAFWQMIYLFVSPQKVYRNFHYRKQTKAQFARDDPAFLVLLALWLLISSIGFAVVLRLGVLGFLKFFLYVVLVDCIGVGLVVATALWYVTNRWLLKPACRDQDVEWGYAFDVHLNAFFPVLFILHVVLLLFYHVFIAQPWFVSLFFGNTLYLLAVGYYIYITFLGYNCLPILQGTKALLYPLTGLIFFYVCSLALTMNVSTAVMNFYHYRVL